One genomic segment of Paraburkholderia caffeinilytica includes these proteins:
- the glnL gene encoding nitrogen regulation protein NR(II): MVLKNLMKARKGHEQTLSDDAQLVGSGLLPGFEALPTVALVLEKRTLRVVFANPSAESMLELSRKQLTQMAWPDIFSNADELLATISAIAAHRFHATHLDAVLERPGHEPLHVHAVVGHLESAQDYVLLELFENERHIRTDREERINDLTAVNKQLIRNLAHEIKNPLGGIRGAAQLLEFELGERQRDELREYTQVIIKESDRLQTLVDRLLEPHRHPHIVGDVNIHEVCERVRQVILAEFPRGLTIERDYDVSVPDLRGDKEQLIQALLNIVRNAAEALRERISQGDARIELRTRVARKITVSKRLCKLALDLHITDNGPGIPEEIRDRIFYPLVSGREDGSGLGLTLAQTFVQQHDGLIEVESRPGHTEFQILLPLDC, translated from the coding sequence ATGGTTCTGAAGAATCTGATGAAGGCAAGGAAAGGGCACGAGCAGACGCTGTCGGACGACGCTCAGCTGGTGGGTTCCGGTTTGCTGCCGGGCTTCGAAGCATTGCCGACGGTCGCGCTGGTGCTGGAGAAACGCACGCTGCGCGTGGTGTTTGCGAACCCGTCGGCGGAGTCGATGCTGGAGCTCTCGCGCAAGCAATTGACGCAGATGGCGTGGCCGGACATCTTCTCGAACGCGGACGAACTGCTCGCCACGATTTCGGCGATCGCCGCCCACCGTTTTCACGCGACGCATCTGGACGCCGTACTCGAGCGTCCGGGCCACGAGCCGTTGCATGTGCATGCGGTCGTCGGTCACCTGGAAAGCGCTCAGGACTATGTGCTGCTCGAACTGTTCGAGAACGAGCGGCATATCCGCACCGACCGCGAGGAGCGCATCAACGACCTCACGGCGGTCAACAAGCAACTGATCCGCAACCTCGCGCACGAAATCAAGAATCCGCTCGGCGGGATTCGCGGCGCGGCGCAACTGCTCGAGTTCGAACTCGGCGAGCGTCAGCGCGACGAGTTGCGCGAGTACACACAGGTCATCATCAAGGAATCGGACCGGCTGCAAACGCTGGTCGATCGCTTGCTGGAGCCGCACCGTCATCCGCATATCGTCGGCGACGTGAACATTCATGAAGTGTGCGAGCGCGTGCGCCAGGTGATTCTCGCGGAGTTTCCGCGCGGTCTCACGATCGAGCGCGATTACGACGTGAGCGTGCCGGACCTGCGCGGCGACAAGGAGCAGCTGATCCAGGCGCTGCTCAATATCGTGCGCAATGCGGCCGAAGCATTGCGCGAGCGCATCTCGCAAGGCGACGCGCGCATCGAACTGCGCACTCGCGTTGCGCGCAAGATCACCGTGTCGAAACGTTTATGTAAGCTGGCACTGGACTTGCATATCACTGACAACGGCCCGGGCATTCCCGAGGAAATCCGTGACCGCATTTTCTATCCGCTCGTGTCGGGGCGCGAGGATGGCAGCGGTCTCGGCCTGACGCTCGCGCAGACTTTCGTGCAACAGCACGACGGGCTGATCGAAGTGGAAAGCCGGCCGGGCCACACCGAGTTTCAGATTCTGCTGCCGCTCGACTGCTAA
- the xth gene encoding exodeoxyribonuclease III, protein MKIATWNVNSLKVRLQHVIDWLETSHTDVLCLQELKLTDDKFPRAELEEKGYRSWFAGQKTYNGVGILVREGLNVDESSIVRNIPGFEDPQQRVIAATVEGVRIISAYFPNGQAPGTDKFAYKLNWLAALHDWIASEMAIYPKLALLGDYNIAPEDRDVHDPKAWEGQNLVSPEERAEFVRLIGLGLLDAFRQFEQPEKIYSWWDYRMMAFRRNAGLRIDHILLSKTLAEICSSCDVDKVPRKWEQPSDHAPVVAQIG, encoded by the coding sequence ATGAAAATCGCCACGTGGAACGTCAACTCCCTCAAGGTCCGCCTGCAACACGTCATCGACTGGCTCGAAACCAGTCATACCGATGTGCTGTGCCTGCAGGAATTGAAGCTGACCGACGACAAATTCCCCCGCGCCGAACTCGAAGAAAAAGGTTACCGAAGCTGGTTCGCCGGCCAGAAGACCTACAACGGCGTCGGCATCCTGGTGCGCGAAGGCCTGAACGTCGACGAAAGCAGCATCGTGCGCAACATCCCCGGCTTCGAAGATCCGCAGCAACGCGTGATCGCCGCGACCGTCGAGGGCGTGCGGATCATCTCCGCCTATTTCCCGAACGGCCAGGCGCCGGGCACCGACAAATTCGCCTACAAGCTGAACTGGCTCGCCGCCCTGCACGACTGGATCGCGAGCGAAATGGCGATCTATCCGAAACTCGCGCTGCTCGGCGACTACAACATCGCGCCGGAAGATCGCGACGTGCACGATCCGAAAGCGTGGGAAGGCCAGAATCTGGTGTCGCCCGAAGAGCGCGCCGAGTTCGTGCGGCTGATCGGACTCGGCCTCCTCGACGCGTTCCGTCAGTTCGAGCAGCCGGAGAAGATTTATTCGTGGTGGGACTACCGGATGATGGCGTTCCGCCGCAACGCGGGGCTGCGCATCGACCATATCCTGCTGTCGAAGACCCTTGCTGAAATCTGCTCGTCGTGCGATGTCGACAAGGTGCCGCGCAAATGGGAGCAGCCGTCGGACCACGCGCCGGTCGTCGCGCAGATCGGCTGA
- the ntrC gene encoding nitrogen regulation protein NR(I) yields the protein MKPIWIVDDDQSIRWVLEKALARENFATRSFANVREASAALDHDSPQVLVSDIRMPGGSGLELLQTVRDKVPGLPVIIMTAFSDLDSAVAAFQGGAFEYLAKPFDVDKAVELIRRAVDESMRGEQTWDDRVADAPEMLGQAPAMQDMFRAIGRLSHSAATVLITGESGTGKELVARALHRHSPRANGPFIALNTAAIPKDLLESELFGHERGAFTGAQAMRQGRFEQAENGTLFLDEIGDMPFDLQTRLLRVLSDGQFYRVGGHNPLRANVRVIAATHQNLESRVRQGLFREDLYHRLNVIRLRLPALRERSEDIPLLTRHFLQKSARDLGVEPKRVSEEALAYLASLPFPGNVRQLENLANWLTVMAPAQTIEIKDLPPDLGPTQAGVADLAGGGGGAVGAGEAGLAGGAPINGTSAATHPAGAAGMLVATTVAAWEGGLRTEVARMLRENAADVMDELARRFEAAVIREALDFTRGRKVEAAERLGIGRNTITRKIQELNLEP from the coding sequence ATGAAGCCGATCTGGATAGTAGACGACGATCAATCGATTCGCTGGGTGCTCGAAAAAGCGCTCGCCCGCGAAAACTTCGCGACACGCAGCTTCGCGAACGTGCGCGAGGCTTCCGCGGCGCTCGATCACGACAGCCCTCAGGTACTGGTGTCCGACATCAGGATGCCGGGCGGTTCCGGCCTCGAATTGCTGCAAACCGTCCGTGACAAGGTGCCGGGCTTGCCCGTCATCATCATGACGGCGTTCTCGGACCTGGACAGCGCGGTCGCCGCATTCCAGGGCGGTGCTTTCGAATACCTCGCCAAACCGTTCGACGTCGACAAGGCGGTCGAGCTGATCCGTCGCGCGGTCGACGAAAGCATGCGCGGCGAACAGACGTGGGACGACCGTGTCGCCGATGCACCGGAAATGCTCGGCCAGGCGCCGGCAATGCAGGACATGTTTCGCGCGATCGGCCGGCTGTCGCATTCCGCGGCCACCGTGCTCATTACCGGCGAATCAGGCACCGGGAAGGAACTGGTCGCGCGTGCGTTGCACCGACATAGCCCACGCGCGAACGGTCCCTTCATCGCGCTGAACACTGCGGCGATTCCGAAGGATCTGCTGGAATCCGAACTGTTCGGTCACGAGCGGGGTGCGTTCACCGGCGCTCAGGCCATGCGCCAGGGGCGCTTCGAGCAGGCTGAGAACGGCACGCTGTTTCTCGATGAAATCGGCGATATGCCATTCGATCTGCAGACGCGTCTGTTGCGTGTGCTGTCGGACGGCCAGTTCTATCGCGTCGGCGGCCACAATCCGCTGCGCGCCAATGTGCGCGTGATTGCCGCGACGCACCAGAATCTCGAATCGCGCGTGCGTCAGGGCTTGTTCCGCGAGGACTTGTATCACCGGCTCAATGTGATCCGCTTGCGCTTGCCGGCCTTGCGCGAGCGCAGCGAAGACATTCCGCTGCTCACGCGCCACTTCCTGCAAAAGAGTGCACGCGATCTGGGCGTGGAGCCAAAGCGCGTGTCCGAAGAGGCGCTCGCCTATCTGGCATCGCTGCCGTTTCCGGGCAATGTGCGCCAACTGGAGAATCTGGCGAACTGGCTCACGGTGATGGCGCCGGCGCAGACCATCGAGATCAAGGACCTGCCGCCCGATCTGGGTCCCACCCAAGCCGGTGTGGCCGATCTCGCGGGCGGCGGAGGCGGGGCGGTCGGCGCCGGTGAGGCAGGGCTCGCCGGCGGCGCGCCGATCAACGGAACCAGCGCGGCCACGCATCCGGCTGGCGCCGCCGGCATGCTCGTTGCGACCACCGTCGCCGCCTGGGAAGGCGGCTTGCGCACCGAAGTCGCGCGGATGTTGCGCGAGAATGCGGCCGACGTAATGGACGAACTCGCGCGCCGTTTCGAAGCGGCGGTGATTCGCGAGGCGCTGGATTTCACGCGCGGACGCAAGGTGGAGGCGGCGGAGCGGCTCGGCATTGGCCGCAATACGATTACGCGCAAGATTCAGGAGCTCAATCTCGAGCCGTGA
- the glnA gene encoding type I glutamate--ammonia ligase: MSKSVADVVQLVKDEDVKFVDFRFTDTRGKEQHVSVPVSAFDEDKFESGHAFDGSSIAGWKGIEASDMLLVPDANTAFIDPFYEESTLVLTCDVVEPADGKGYERDPRSLAKRAEAYLKSTGLGDTAYFGPEPEFFIFDSVQWNTDQSGCFIKIGSEEAPWSSSKEFEGGNTGHRPGTKGGYFPVAPVDTFQDIRSEMCLLLEQIGIPVEVHHHEVAGQGQNEIGTKFSTLVQRADWLQQMKYIIQNVAHTYGKTATFMPKPVVGDNGSGMHVHQSIWKDGTNLFAGNGYAGLSEFALFYIGGIIKHARALNAITNPSTNSYKRLVPHFEAPVKLAYSARNRSASIRIPHVSNPKGRRIETRFPDPMANPYLCFSALMMAGLDGVQNKIHPGEAADKNLYDLPPEEDAKIPTVCAGLDQALDALDADREFLTRGGVFTDSMLDAYIELKTGELQRYRQSVHPIEFEMYYSL; the protein is encoded by the coding sequence ATGAGTAAATCCGTGGCCGACGTCGTTCAACTCGTCAAAGACGAAGACGTCAAGTTTGTCGACTTCCGTTTCACCGACACGCGCGGCAAAGAGCAACACGTTTCGGTGCCGGTGTCGGCATTCGATGAAGACAAGTTCGAAAGCGGCCATGCGTTTGACGGTTCGTCGATTGCCGGCTGGAAGGGCATCGAAGCATCGGACATGTTGCTGGTCCCGGACGCGAACACCGCCTTCATCGACCCGTTCTATGAAGAGTCGACCCTCGTCCTGACCTGCGACGTCGTCGAACCGGCTGACGGCAAGGGCTATGAGCGCGATCCGCGTTCGCTGGCAAAGCGCGCTGAAGCGTACCTGAAGAGCACGGGCCTGGGCGACACCGCCTACTTCGGTCCGGAACCGGAATTCTTCATTTTCGACTCGGTCCAGTGGAACACGGACCAGTCGGGCTGCTTCATCAAGATCGGCTCGGAAGAAGCACCGTGGTCGTCGTCGAAGGAATTCGAAGGCGGCAACACCGGCCACCGTCCGGGCACGAAGGGCGGCTACTTCCCGGTCGCGCCGGTCGACACGTTCCAGGACATCCGTTCGGAAATGTGCCTGTTGCTCGAACAGATCGGCATTCCGGTCGAAGTGCATCATCACGAAGTCGCGGGTCAAGGCCAGAACGAAATCGGCACGAAGTTTTCGACGCTGGTGCAACGCGCCGACTGGCTGCAGCAAATGAAGTACATCATCCAGAACGTCGCGCACACGTACGGCAAGACGGCAACGTTCATGCCGAAGCCGGTGGTCGGCGATAACGGTTCGGGCATGCACGTTCACCAGTCGATCTGGAAAGACGGCACGAACCTGTTCGCGGGCAACGGTTACGCAGGTCTGTCGGAATTCGCGCTGTTCTACATCGGCGGCATCATCAAGCATGCTCGCGCGCTGAACGCGATCACGAACCCGTCGACGAACTCGTACAAGCGTCTCGTGCCGCACTTCGAAGCACCGGTGAAGCTGGCTTACTCGGCTCGCAACCGTTCGGCGTCGATCCGCATTCCGCACGTGTCGAATCCGAAGGGCCGCCGTATCGAAACGCGTTTCCCGGATCCGATGGCGAATCCGTACCTGTGCTTCTCCGCGCTGATGATGGCGGGTCTGGACGGCGTGCAGAACAAGATTCACCCGGGCGAAGCTGCCGACAAGAACCTGTACGACCTGCCGCCGGAAGAGGATGCAAAGATCCCGACCGTGTGTGCCGGCCTCGACCAGGCGCTGGACGCACTCGACGCGGACCGCGAATTCCTGACGCGCGGCGGCGTGTTCACGGACTCGATGCTCGACGCGTACATCGAACTGAAGACGGGCGAGCTGCAACGCTATCGTCAGTCGGTGCACCCGATCGAATTCGAAATGTACTACTCGCTGTAA
- a CDS encoding sterol desaturase family protein has protein sequence MFHLIFSSLDSFVSAVQTLLYVDVVQPLLFHFDLMDYDEDTYDSLYWVIVGIFEVLAMYAILRPLEALRPVEQWDNRRAVRVDVIYTWIAKLGILNLFFFFALQPFFDNVQAWLRLHDIANIEFDNLWPGVTTQPLVTFVMYLLVLDFAGYWYHRWEHRIGVWWELHAVHHSQQQMSLWSDDRNHLLDDLLQASFFAVIALVIGVPPSQFVVLVAITNLAQSVQHANVRLYFGWLGERLLVSPTFHRRHHAIGYGHEGLKYGCNFGVLFPWWDMLFRSVSWSREMEPTGIRDQLEGRRYGDGFWAQHWLAFVRIAGRLSPKRRTGGSDAAPV, from the coding sequence ATGTTCCATCTGATTTTTTCTTCTCTCGACAGCTTCGTCTCAGCCGTGCAGACGCTGCTGTACGTCGACGTGGTGCAGCCGCTGCTGTTCCACTTCGATCTGATGGACTACGACGAAGACACTTACGACAGCCTGTATTGGGTAATCGTCGGCATCTTCGAGGTGCTGGCGATGTACGCGATCCTGCGTCCGCTCGAGGCGCTCCGCCCGGTGGAGCAGTGGGACAACCGCAGGGCCGTGCGCGTCGACGTGATTTACACGTGGATCGCCAAGCTCGGCATCCTCAACCTGTTCTTCTTTTTCGCGCTGCAGCCGTTCTTCGACAACGTGCAGGCCTGGCTGCGTCTGCACGACATCGCGAATATCGAATTCGACAATCTGTGGCCGGGCGTCACCACGCAGCCGCTCGTCACGTTCGTGATGTATCTGCTCGTGCTCGATTTCGCCGGTTACTGGTATCACCGCTGGGAGCACCGGATCGGCGTGTGGTGGGAATTGCATGCGGTGCATCACAGCCAGCAGCAAATGTCGCTGTGGTCCGACGACCGTAACCATCTGCTCGACGATCTGCTGCAAGCGTCGTTCTTCGCGGTGATCGCACTGGTGATCGGCGTGCCGCCGTCGCAATTCGTCGTGCTGGTGGCAATCACGAACCTGGCGCAGAGCGTGCAGCACGCCAATGTTCGTCTCTACTTCGGCTGGCTCGGCGAGCGCCTGCTGGTCAGCCCGACTTTCCATCGCCGTCACCATGCAATCGGCTACGGTCATGAAGGCCTGAAGTACGGTTGCAACTTCGGCGTGCTGTTTCCGTGGTGGGACATGCTGTTTCGCAGCGTGTCCTGGAGCCGGGAGATGGAGCCGACCGGCATCCGCGACCAACTCGAAGGCCGGCGCTACGGCGACGGTTTCTGGGCGCAGCACTGGCTCGCCTTCGTGCGCATCGCCGGGCGGCTTTCGCCGAAGCGCCGCACCGGGGGCAGCGACGCCGCTCCGGTTTGA
- a CDS encoding EI24 domain-containing protein, protein MNDLLRSFGRALASALHPRMLWLTFLPFLVATVGWGVILWFSWQTLIGATRAWLESWSFTVTLYHLFDWLGFSGLHAAIAPFIVIAMAIPLIVVTVLLLIATLSMPAVIRFLSARQFSGLEMRRGGTWYGSLGQALWTTLVCLVLLVVTLPLWLVPPFFALIPPLLWGWLTYRVMSYDALALHATRDERRALVRRFRLPLLLIGIASGLLGSLPTLLWASSVWLIVLFPVITAVTIWIYAFILVFSALWFGYYCLRALQRMRAEEHGPRHAAPVPY, encoded by the coding sequence ATGAATGATCTGTTGCGCTCGTTTGGACGTGCGCTCGCAAGCGCGCTCCACCCGCGCATGCTCTGGCTGACTTTCCTGCCGTTTCTGGTGGCAACGGTCGGGTGGGGCGTGATCCTGTGGTTTTCCTGGCAGACCCTGATTGGCGCCACCCGTGCGTGGCTCGAAAGCTGGTCGTTCACGGTCACGCTTTATCATCTGTTCGATTGGCTCGGCTTCTCGGGGCTGCATGCGGCGATTGCGCCGTTCATCGTGATTGCGATGGCGATTCCGTTGATCGTCGTCACGGTGTTGCTGCTGATCGCCACGCTGTCGATGCCGGCCGTGATCCGCTTTCTGTCGGCGCGGCAGTTCTCCGGCCTTGAAATGCGCCGCGGCGGAACGTGGTACGGTAGCCTCGGTCAGGCGTTGTGGACCACACTGGTCTGTCTCGTGCTGCTGGTCGTCACATTGCCGCTCTGGCTGGTGCCGCCGTTTTTCGCGCTGATTCCACCGCTTCTGTGGGGTTGGCTGACGTATCGCGTGATGAGCTACGACGCGCTTGCGCTGCATGCCACACGTGACGAGCGGCGCGCGCTGGTGCGGCGCTTCCGCTTGCCGCTGCTGTTGATCGGCATCGCGAGCGGACTGCTGGGGTCGCTGCCGACACTGCTGTGGGCGTCGTCGGTCTGGCTGATCGTGCTGTTCCCGGTGATCACCGCGGTGACGATCTGGATTTACGCGTTCATCCTCGTGTTTTCGGCGCTGTGGTTCGGCTACTACTGTTTGCGCGCGCTGCAGCGCATGCGCGCGGAAGAGCACGGCCCGCGGCACGCGGCGCCGGTTCCCTACTGA
- a CDS encoding prolyl oligopeptidase family serine peptidase, whose translation MPDSSASPDSPVSSAPFSWPLSPDPFLSLEALDDPEALAWVEAQNVRTRAAWCSSAAFESLEQRLADAYLPRERPVIPDRWKEWAYDLWQDERNPKGIWRRTTWAAWRSGAPVWQNLLDFDALGAAEGTPWVVAELDILYPDGDRALVTLSPGGSDALVVREFDIDAQRFVDDGFVISKAGKHTASWIDRDTLYVGWDNGRKTLTRSGYPREVRRWTRGSALSDAPVVFKGAFGDIGVEAHYDPIEQRHTVVSSVDFFDSQTYYLDSGNGAVGGADATGVARAADGPDSASAVNAASTGSAANAGSAANGTGAWLRYDVPSHVAVGGWQGWLLLEPRLDWDCNGVRYPGGALLAIREAAFLRGERDVVPLFTPTSQTSACEWTHTRNHLIVSYLDNVQSRTSLWVPSQAADQTWHWHHRLFPSRDDVQADVSPVEPTLNDEVFVDTDDYLQPPAYWLSDLAQNDLTDWTLLDRWPTQFDATPFAVTHGHAVSADGTRVPYTVIGPRVTQQTAQEQTAQAKQRMREQTQEQTQEQTHKHPPEQTRPCLLNGYGGFAIPLLPGYLTGPGIGWLERGGVYVVAHIRGGGEFGTQWHTAAQGEHRQRSFDDFIAVAEALISTGVTRAAQLGIQGGSNGGLLVAACMVQRPELFGAVVCEVPLLDMSRYHLLHAGASWIDEYGDPDDPDAARVLAAYSPYHRVSSGVAYPPVLFTTSTADDRVHPAHARKMAARMQALGAARVWYRENTEGGHGGSDELEQAGHDAMVFEFLWRCLNGPA comes from the coding sequence ATGCCCGATTCTTCTGCTTCTCCCGATTCCCCCGTTTCTTCCGCCCCTTTCTCCTGGCCGCTTTCCCCCGATCCCTTTCTGTCGCTCGAAGCGCTCGACGACCCTGAAGCGCTCGCGTGGGTCGAAGCGCAGAACGTCCGCACGCGCGCTGCGTGGTGCAGCAGCGCGGCATTCGAGTCGCTCGAACAGCGGCTTGCCGACGCTTATCTGCCGCGCGAGCGTCCGGTCATTCCCGATCGCTGGAAGGAGTGGGCCTACGACCTGTGGCAGGACGAGCGCAATCCCAAAGGCATCTGGCGGCGCACGACGTGGGCGGCCTGGCGCAGTGGCGCACCGGTCTGGCAGAACCTGCTCGACTTCGACGCGCTCGGTGCAGCGGAAGGCACGCCGTGGGTCGTTGCCGAACTCGACATTCTCTATCCGGATGGCGACCGCGCGCTGGTCACGCTGTCGCCGGGCGGCTCGGATGCGCTGGTTGTACGCGAGTTCGACATCGACGCGCAACGTTTTGTCGACGATGGCTTCGTGATCTCGAAGGCCGGCAAGCACACGGCTTCGTGGATCGACCGGGATACGCTTTACGTCGGCTGGGACAACGGCCGCAAGACGCTGACGCGCTCCGGCTATCCGCGCGAGGTGCGTCGCTGGACGCGGGGCAGCGCACTGTCTGACGCGCCGGTGGTCTTCAAGGGGGCGTTTGGCGATATCGGTGTGGAGGCCCACTACGATCCGATCGAGCAGCGCCACACGGTGGTGAGCAGCGTCGATTTCTTCGATTCGCAGACGTATTACCTCGATAGCGGCAATGGGGCTGTGGGCGGTGCCGACGCCACCGGTGTGGCGCGTGCGGCCGATGGGCCTGATTCGGCTAGTGCAGTCAATGCAGCCAGTACAGGCAGCGCAGCTAATGCAGGCAGTGCTGCCAATGGCACCGGCGCCTGGCTGCGATACGACGTGCCGTCGCATGTCGCGGTCGGCGGCTGGCAGGGTTGGCTGCTGCTCGAGCCACGCCTCGATTGGGACTGCAACGGAGTGCGCTATCCTGGCGGCGCGTTGCTGGCGATCCGCGAAGCGGCATTCTTGCGCGGCGAGCGCGACGTGGTGCCGCTTTTCACGCCGACATCGCAAACCTCCGCCTGCGAGTGGACACACACGCGCAATCACCTGATCGTGTCGTACCTGGACAATGTGCAGAGCAGAACCTCGCTGTGGGTCCCGTCGCAAGCGGCCGATCAAACCTGGCACTGGCATCACCGTCTCTTTCCGTCGCGTGACGATGTGCAAGCCGATGTCTCACCTGTCGAGCCGACGCTGAACGACGAGGTGTTCGTCGATACCGACGACTATTTGCAGCCGCCGGCGTACTGGCTTAGCGATCTTGCCCAGAATGACCTGACTGATTGGACGTTGCTCGATCGCTGGCCGACTCAGTTCGATGCGACGCCGTTCGCGGTGACGCATGGACACGCGGTGTCCGCGGACGGCACGCGGGTGCCGTACACCGTGATCGGCCCCCGGGTTACACAGCAAACTGCGCAAGAGCAGACAGCGCAGGCGAAGCAGCGGATGCGCGAACAAACGCAGGAACAAACGCAGGAACAAACGCACAAGCACCCACCCGAACAAACGCGCCCCTGCCTGCTCAACGGTTACGGCGGCTTCGCGATCCCGCTGCTGCCCGGTTATCTGACCGGGCCGGGCATCGGCTGGCTGGAGCGGGGTGGGGTGTACGTGGTGGCGCATATTCGCGGCGGCGGCGAGTTCGGCACGCAGTGGCATACGGCGGCGCAGGGCGAGCATCGGCAGCGCTCGTTCGACGATTTCATCGCGGTGGCTGAGGCGCTCATCAGCACAGGTGTGACCCGTGCCGCGCAACTCGGCATTCAGGGTGGCAGCAATGGCGGCCTGCTGGTCGCGGCGTGCATGGTGCAGCGTCCCGAGTTGTTCGGCGCCGTGGTGTGCGAAGTGCCGCTACTCGACATGAGCCGCTATCACCTGCTGCACGCAGGCGCATCGTGGATCGACGAATACGGCGACCCCGACGACCCTGACGCGGCACGCGTGCTGGCCGCTTACTCACCCTATCACCGCGTGAGTTCGGGCGTGGCGTATCCGCCCGTGCTGTTCACCACGTCTACTGCCGACGACCGTGTGCATCCCGCACACGCGCGCAAGATGGCCGCGCGCATGCAGGCACTGGGCGCGGCAAGGGTCTGGTATCGGGAGAACACGGAAGGCGGCCACGGCGGCTCCGATGAGCTGGAGCAGGCCGGGCATGATGCGATGGTGTTCGAATTCCTGTGGCGCTGTTTAAACGGGCCGGCGTAG
- a CDS encoding competence/damage-inducible protein A, giving the protein MAFGVIIIGDEILSGRRIDKHLPKVIELLGARGLSLGWAEYIGDEPERITATLRRTFASGDIVFSTGGIGATPDDHTRQCAAAALGVPLELHPEAATLIQERIRDMHPANSATPLDLNSPENRHRLNMGTYPRGASIIPNGYNKIPGFSIEQHYFVPGFPVMAWPMIEWVLDTQYAHLHHAMPHAEKSLLVFELPESRLTPLMEKIEHDFPGVRVFSLPSVGDAERGGVYARHHIDLGVKGEPEAVAAAFVKLREGVHLLGGDIVELEAAAAKPRG; this is encoded by the coding sequence ATGGCATTTGGCGTCATCATCATCGGCGACGAAATCCTGTCGGGCAGACGTATCGACAAGCATCTGCCGAAGGTCATCGAGTTGCTGGGCGCGCGTGGACTGTCGCTTGGCTGGGCGGAATACATCGGCGACGAGCCGGAGCGCATCACGGCCACGTTGCGACGCACGTTTGCGTCGGGCGACATTGTGTTTTCCACGGGCGGCATCGGCGCCACGCCGGACGACCACACGCGCCAATGCGCGGCAGCCGCGCTCGGCGTGCCGCTAGAGCTTCATCCGGAAGCCGCGACGCTGATTCAGGAGCGCATTCGCGATATGCATCCGGCGAATTCCGCTACGCCGCTCGATCTGAATTCGCCTGAGAACCGGCATCGTTTGAATATGGGCACGTATCCGCGGGGCGCGTCGATCATTCCCAACGGCTACAACAAGATTCCCGGTTTCTCGATCGAACAGCACTACTTCGTGCCGGGCTTTCCGGTGATGGCGTGGCCGATGATCGAATGGGTGCTGGATACGCAGTACGCGCATCTGCATCACGCGATGCCGCACGCGGAAAAGTCATTGCTGGTCTTCGAGCTGCCGGAGTCGCGCCTTACTCCGCTGATGGAAAAAATCGAACACGATTTTCCGGGCGTGCGAGTGTTCAGCCTGCCGAGCGTGGGCGATGCCGAGCGTGGCGGCGTGTATGCGCGGCATCACATCGATCTTGGCGTGAAGGGCGAACCGGAAGCGGTGGCGGCGGCCTTCGTGAAGCTGCGTGAAGGTGTGCACCTGCTGGGCGGCGATATCGTCGAACTCGAGGCGGCTGCGGCCAAACCGCGCGGTTGA
- a CDS encoding rhodanese-like domain-containing protein yields the protein MSTLEQLYAQADKRRTENQLPYAGAVSPAEAFEMLQLDPRTRLVDVRTRAELDWVGRPVIGDGQYVHVEWTRYPGAVPNQEFLQQLSQAAPPDTPVLFLCRSAARSKLAAIAATQAGYTKAYDLLEGFEGDKDGQGHRKTVSGWCFRGLPWIGA from the coding sequence ATGAGCACGCTCGAACAGTTGTACGCCCAGGCGGACAAACGCCGCACCGAGAACCAGTTGCCCTATGCGGGCGCGGTGTCGCCCGCCGAGGCGTTCGAAATGCTGCAACTCGATCCGCGCACGCGTCTCGTCGACGTGCGCACCCGTGCCGAACTCGATTGGGTCGGCCGGCCGGTTATCGGCGACGGACAATACGTCCATGTGGAATGGACGCGCTATCCGGGCGCTGTGCCGAATCAGGAATTCCTTCAGCAACTGAGCCAGGCCGCCCCGCCCGATACGCCGGTGCTGTTTTTGTGCCGCAGCGCCGCGCGCTCGAAGCTCGCCGCGATCGCCGCCACCCAGGCGGGCTACACCAAGGCGTACGACCTGCTGGAAGGCTTTGAAGGCGACAAGGACGGCCAGGGGCATCGGAAGACGGTGTCGGGCTGGTGCTTTCGCGGGTTGCCGTGGATCGGCGCCTGA